The proteins below come from a single Candidatus Chlamydia sanziniae genomic window:
- the gmk gene encoding guanylate kinase — protein MKNSQVQRPFSPDHPQCFPKLFTISAPAGAGKTTLIRMLEEEFSHAFVKTTSVTTRQPRQGEIPGKDYHFVSKDVFEKLLHKEDFLEWIFLFGQYYGTSAQEIEKIWQLGKHAIAIIDVQGALAIRCKMMSVAIFIAPPSHEELARRLTARGSEEGVQRKARLEHSPEELAVAHQFDYIIINDVLDRAYAVLKSIFIAEEHRNTL, from the coding sequence ATGAAGAATTCACAAGTTCAGAGGCCTTTTTCTCCCGACCACCCGCAATGTTTCCCTAAGCTTTTTACTATTAGTGCTCCAGCAGGAGCAGGGAAGACAACTTTGATACGCATGTTGGAAGAAGAGTTTTCTCATGCTTTTGTCAAGACAACATCGGTCACTACACGGCAGCCTCGTCAAGGAGAGATCCCCGGTAAGGATTATCATTTTGTTTCCAAAGATGTATTTGAGAAGCTTTTGCATAAAGAAGATTTCCTTGAATGGATCTTTCTTTTTGGACAGTACTATGGGACGAGTGCACAAGAAATTGAAAAGATATGGCAACTAGGGAAACACGCAATTGCGATTATTGATGTTCAAGGTGCTTTGGCTATCCGCTGTAAAATGATGAGTGTAGCCATTTTTATTGCCCCCCCTTCTCATGAAGAGTTAGCAAGACGATTAACTGCTAGGGGATCTGAAGAGGGAGTCCAAAGAAAAGCACGGTTAGAACATAGTCCGGAAGAGTTGGCAGTGGCTCATCAGTTTGATTATATCATTATTAATGATGTATTAGATCGGGCTTATGCAGTTTTAAAAAGTATTTTTATAGCAGAAGAACATAGGAACACATTATGA
- a CDS encoding ribonuclease HII, which translates to MNVPIDENEIRHFFSMTVFEREVTTQGFDIIAGVDEVGRGPLAGPVVAAACVLPKNKIFVGLNDSKKLTSKQRATVCKALISDPEVSYGIGEVSVERIDAINILEATKEAMIQAIVALSVSPNFLLVDGLDLFLKLPSKKIIGGDAKSASIAAASILAKEYRDNLMRELHTLYPHYGFDKHKGYGTARHLAALRTYGPCICHRKSFSPIKQMCVIL; encoded by the coding sequence ATGAATGTTCCTATCGATGAAAATGAAATCCGCCATTTTTTTTCGATGACAGTTTTTGAAAGAGAAGTTACTACCCAAGGTTTTGATATAATCGCAGGAGTAGATGAAGTAGGGCGAGGCCCTCTTGCAGGTCCTGTGGTTGCTGCTGCGTGTGTCTTACCTAAAAATAAGATATTTGTAGGTTTGAATGATAGTAAAAAATTAACTTCTAAACAAAGAGCTACCGTTTGTAAGGCTTTAATTAGTGATCCCGAAGTTTCTTACGGTATTGGTGAAGTTTCTGTAGAAAGAATTGATGCAATTAATATTTTAGAGGCCACTAAAGAGGCTATGATTCAGGCTATAGTCGCTTTGTCTGTGTCACCGAATTTTCTTTTGGTAGATGGTTTAGACCTTTTTCTTAAGCTCCCCTCTAAAAAGATTATAGGAGGAGATGCTAAATCGGCATCGATAGCCGCGGCTTCTATTTTGGCAAAGGAGTACCGGGATAATTTAATGCGAGAGTTACACACGCTCTATCCCCACTATGGCTTCGATAAGCATAAAGGATACGGAACTGCTAGGCATTTAGCAGCGTTACGTACTTATGGCCCATGTATTTGTCATAGAAAAAGTTTTTCGCCTATCAAGCAAATGTGTGTTATTCTATGA
- the trmD gene encoding tRNA (guanosine(37)-N1)-methyltransferase TrmD yields MEIDILSLFPDYFNSPLETSILGKAIKQGILSIGIKNLRDFGFGKWKQVDDTPFGGGGMLLMAEPLVRAIRSIKKNDSRVVYLSPQGTLLTAAKSRQLAQFPHLILLCGHYEGIDERVIDSEVDEEISIGDYVVTNGGIAALVLIDAISRFVPGVLGNQASAESDSLENGLLKGPQYTRPRVFEGHQVPEVLFQGNHKAMAEWRQRESLKRTQVRRPDLYLRYLYHHSQDNVQNELSRNPLSHTSSWGQAAIVLEVNKVKRAKHFYCKVFNLCESLEGEENTLSLPDENKTQLWLWEVGRKEKGFITMSFFFYYEADFFNFLKRWELCGGAVHEKQASPQGTLLVMAQDLDGHTWVFSQKNKTEEQRRAFR; encoded by the coding sequence ATGGAGATTGACATACTTTCTTTATTCCCAGACTATTTTAATAGTCCTTTAGAGACCAGTATACTTGGTAAAGCGATTAAGCAAGGCATACTGAGTATAGGGATTAAAAATCTGCGTGATTTTGGATTTGGAAAGTGGAAGCAAGTAGACGACACTCCTTTTGGTGGTGGGGGCATGCTTTTAATGGCAGAGCCTTTAGTGCGAGCAATTAGAAGTATAAAAAAAAACGATTCTAGAGTGGTATATCTATCTCCACAAGGCACTTTGTTAACTGCCGCAAAAAGTCGTCAACTTGCTCAGTTCCCCCATTTAATTTTACTCTGCGGTCACTATGAGGGTATCGATGAGCGTGTTATAGATAGTGAAGTAGACGAGGAGATTAGCATAGGCGATTATGTGGTAACTAATGGTGGAATCGCAGCTCTTGTTCTCATCGACGCTATATCTCGATTTGTTCCTGGTGTACTGGGAAATCAAGCGAGTGCAGAAAGTGATTCTTTGGAAAACGGTTTGTTAAAAGGACCTCAATATACACGTCCTCGGGTTTTTGAAGGGCATCAAGTTCCTGAAGTCTTATTCCAAGGTAATCATAAAGCAATGGCCGAATGGAGACAGCGCGAAAGTCTAAAAAGGACACAGGTTAGACGCCCAGATTTGTATCTTCGTTATCTTTACCACCATTCACAGGATAACGTACAAAATGAATTGAGTAGGAATCCTCTATCACACACTTCAAGTTGGGGACAAGCAGCAATTGTTTTGGAAGTTAATAAAGTAAAGCGAGCGAAGCATTTTTATTGTAAGGTTTTTAATTTATGTGAATCATTGGAAGGAGAAGAGAACACACTTTCTCTTCCTGATGAAAACAAAACTCAATTATGGTTGTGGGAAGTTGGAAGAAAAGAAAAAGGTTTTATTACAATGTCGTTTTTCTTTTATTATGAAGCAGATTTTTTCAACTTTTTAAAGAGATGGGAATTATGTGGCGGAGCTGTACACGAGAAACAAGCAAGTCCTCAGGGCACCCTGTTAGTAATGGCACAGGATCTTGACGGGCATACTTGGGTGTTTTCTCAAAAGAATAAGACAGAAGAACAAAGAAGGGCATTTAGGTGA
- the rplS gene encoding 50S ribosomal protein L19: MGNLLEELEQQQCRSDLPDFHVGDTIRLATKISEGGKERVQVFQGTVMARRGGGAGETVSLHRVAYGEGMEKSFLLNSPKIVSIEIVKRGKVARARLYYLRGKTGKAAKVREYVGPRSSKK; encoded by the coding sequence ATGGGGAACTTACTTGAGGAATTAGAACAACAACAGTGTAGAAGTGATCTCCCGGATTTTCATGTTGGTGATACTATCCGGTTAGCTACGAAGATTTCTGAAGGAGGCAAGGAGAGAGTCCAGGTATTTCAAGGGACGGTAATGGCGCGTCGAGGTGGAGGAGCTGGAGAGACAGTATCTCTACATCGTGTTGCTTATGGAGAAGGCATGGAGAAGAGTTTCTTGCTTAATAGTCCTAAGATTGTAAGTATTGAGATAGTCAAACGTGGTAAGGTAGCTAGAGCTCGTCTATATTATTTAAGAGGAAAAACAGGAAAAGCTGCCAAGGTAAGAGAGTACGTAGGTCCGCGATCTTCGAAGAAATAA
- a CDS encoding 30S ribosomal protein S16, translating into MALKIRLRQQGRRNHVVYRLVLADVRSPRDGKYIELLGWYNPHSAVNYQLKSERIFYWLTRGAELTEKAEALVKQGAPGVYTELISKKEARKVVVRNKRRIYRQRRALKRSEAAKASTTN; encoded by the coding sequence GTGGCGCTAAAAATTCGTTTAAGACAGCAAGGGCGTAGGAATCACGTGGTTTATAGGTTGGTACTCGCAGATGTTAGGTCGCCTCGTGACGGTAAATATATTGAGCTATTGGGTTGGTATAATCCGCATAGTGCAGTAAATTATCAGCTAAAAAGTGAGCGAATTTTTTATTGGTTAACACGAGGAGCAGAGCTGACTGAAAAAGCCGAAGCTTTAGTAAAACAAGGAGCTCCCGGTGTATATACCGAACTGATTTCTAAAAAAGAAGCTCGTAAAGTGGTTGTGCGTAACAAACGTCGCATTTATCGTCAGCGTCGCGCATTAAAACGATCAGAAGCAGCGAAAGCTTCTACTACGAATTAA